A single genomic interval of Terriglobus albidus harbors:
- a CDS encoding carbohydrate kinase family protein: MKYDVTVIGEIYLDHVFSGFADWPVPGSEVFTDEYTWELGGGAITTACALSLLGAKVRLAGVVGEGDYKAIADRLEEFGVSADSLIVEKGRSGVTVSISTAHDRTFFTYRGVNDRLATYLEQHLEVMEEAAQARHVHLALPLEVGAGARIVKALKGHGATVSIDVGHHVEWLQNQENWTLMRMIDYVMPNEKESMMLAGSPEAYLRLCRQHDVEHALVKLGPAGAMMLSNGKEYWAAPPLVDLVDTTGAGDAFDAGFIHALLEGLSPQQCLQHGCVCGALSTRAAGALRALPTRNEVEAALEEFYAT, from the coding sequence ATGAAATACGACGTCACAGTCATCGGTGAGATTTATCTGGACCACGTCTTCAGCGGGTTTGCGGACTGGCCTGTCCCTGGGTCTGAGGTCTTTACCGACGAATACACCTGGGAGCTTGGCGGTGGCGCTATCACGACGGCCTGCGCGCTCTCACTGCTGGGAGCAAAGGTGCGTCTCGCAGGCGTTGTAGGCGAAGGTGACTATAAGGCCATCGCAGATCGCCTGGAAGAGTTCGGCGTCTCGGCTGACAGTCTAATCGTTGAAAAAGGGCGCAGCGGCGTCACCGTCAGTATCTCCACTGCACATGACCGCACCTTCTTTACCTATCGCGGTGTGAATGACCGTCTCGCAACGTATCTGGAACAGCATCTCGAGGTGATGGAGGAAGCTGCGCAGGCCAGGCACGTCCATCTCGCGCTTCCGTTAGAGGTGGGAGCAGGCGCCAGAATCGTGAAGGCGCTGAAAGGCCATGGAGCTACTGTCTCCATCGATGTCGGACATCATGTCGAGTGGTTGCAGAACCAGGAGAATTGGACGCTGATGCGCATGATCGACTACGTCATGCCCAACGAGAAAGAGTCAATGATGCTTGCCGGAAGCCCTGAGGCGTATCTACGGCTCTGTCGTCAGCACGATGTGGAGCATGCGCTGGTGAAGCTTGGGCCTGCGGGTGCGATGATGTTGTCGAACGGCAAGGAGTACTGGGCAGCGCCACCCCTGGTGGATCTAGTCGACACAACCGGCGCCGGTGATGCCTTCGATGCCGGCTTTATCCATGCGCTGCTGGAAGGACTTTCGCCGCAGCAGTGCCTGCAGCATGGCTGCGTCTGCGGAGCTCTTTCGACTCGCGCCGCCGGCGCTCTGCGAGCGCTTCCTACTCGTAATGAGGTAGAGGCCGCCCTTGAGGAGTTCTATGCCACGTAA